A single region of the Garra rufa chromosome 6, GarRuf1.0, whole genome shotgun sequence genome encodes:
- the apela gene encoding apelin receptor early endogenous ligand — MRFFHPLYLLLLLLTVMFVASADKQDFLNLRRKYRRHNCPKKRCLPLHSRVPFP; from the exons ATGAGATTCTTCCACCCGCTGTATCTCCTCCTGCTGCTGCTGACAGTCATGTTCGTCGCCAGCGCCGATAAACAAG ATTTTCTTAACCTAAGGCGGAAATATCGTAGACACAACTGTCCAAAGAAACGTTGTCTACCTCTTCACTCCAGAGTGCCATTCCCTTGA